The Proteus vulgaris genome has a segment encoding these proteins:
- the putA gene encoding bifunctional PutA protein [includes: proline dehydrogenase and delta-1-pyrroline-5-carboxylate produces the protein MSSTTMGVRLDEETRNRLKEAAQKLDRTSHWLIKQAIFNYLEQIENNQVNIGNTTFDEQDINEDTETPTNHYQPFLEFAEHIHPQSVLRSAITSAYRMPEIQAVPMLLQQATLPENEAQATHKLAYSIAEKLRKQKNGIGRSGLVQGLLQEFSLSSQEGVALMCLAEALLRIPDKATRDALIRDKISHGNWRSHLGQSQSMFVNAATWGLLFTGKLVSTHNEEKLSNSLNRILTKSGEPLVRKGVDMAMRLMGEQFVTGETISQALANARKLEEKGFSYSYDMLGEAALTEKDAQDYLVSYQQAIHAIGKASNGRGIYEGPGISIKLSALHPRYSRAQYERVMSELYPRLLSLTLQAKQYDIGINIDAEEADRLEISLDLLEKLCFEPELAGWNGIGFVIQAYQKRCPLVIDYVIDLARRSRRRLMVRLVKGAYWDSEVKRAQIDGLEDYPVYTRKVYTDVSYLACAKKLLASPHFIYPQFATHNAHTLSAIYHLAGQNYYPGQYEFQCLHGMGEPLYAQVVGKIVDGKLGRPCRIYAPVGTHETLLAYLVRRLLENGANTSFVNRIADNTISLDELVADPVKEVNRMAQTEGQIGLSHPKIPLPHQLYGDERKNSPGIDMSNEHRLASLSSALLTSASENRHCEPLLGDTYNSSETTQETQSILNPANHADTVGTVREATEAEVDFALTIAQEKGEIWFATPPAQRALFLIRTAELMEQQMGPLMGVLVREAGKTYSNAIAEVREAIDFLYYYAAQVTHDFDNNTHLPLGPVVCISPWNFPLAIFSGQIAAALAAGNTVLAKPAEQTPLIASKAVELFHQAGIPRFALQLLPGQGETIGARLVADERVRGVMFTGSTDVAHILQKTLAGRLDSEGRPVPLIAETGGLNAMIVDSSALTEQVVTDVMASAYDSAGQRCSALRLLCIQEEVADHTIEMLKGAMAQAMIGDPSLLSTDIGPVIDKDAKTGIEKHIKTMRAEGHEIYQASHNSLPKQLENNSTFVQPTLIELDKVSSLKKEIFGPVLHVVRYASQDLPALLEEINATGYGLTMGVHTRIDETIAYVASNAKVGNLYVNRNMVGAVVGVQPFGGEGLSGTGPKAGGPVYLYRLLSKRPENAATQTLAHQDEKYPIDTSMRNLQTYNKYMEWLENKTEKVHYDALKKYALASQTGTLRVLPGPTGERNTYQLVPCGNVLCISDNEQDVLTQIAGVLASGCHAIVANSSFSQKTYRELPDIVRKTITLTENWTDDRLKINAVIYHGDSDQLRETCQKIAQRKGAIISVQGFSRGDTGLLLERLLHERALSINTAAAGGNASLMTIS, from the coding sequence ATGAGTAGCACAACAATGGGTGTTAGACTTGATGAAGAAACCCGCAATAGATTAAAAGAGGCTGCACAGAAATTAGATAGAACATCGCATTGGTTAATTAAGCAAGCCATCTTCAACTATCTTGAACAAATTGAAAATAATCAGGTGAATATTGGCAATACCACATTTGATGAACAAGATATTAACGAAGACACTGAAACACCAACGAATCATTATCAGCCTTTCTTAGAGTTTGCTGAACATATTCACCCGCAATCTGTTTTACGCTCCGCCATTACATCTGCATATCGTATGCCTGAAATACAGGCTGTTCCTATGTTATTGCAACAAGCGACATTACCTGAAAATGAAGCTCAAGCAACACATAAATTAGCCTATTCCATTGCTGAAAAACTTCGTAAACAAAAAAACGGCATTGGGCGATCAGGGCTCGTACAAGGTCTATTACAAGAGTTTTCACTTTCCTCACAAGAAGGTGTAGCTTTGATGTGTTTAGCGGAAGCATTACTGCGTATTCCAGATAAAGCCACGCGTGATGCTCTTATTCGTGACAAAATTAGTCATGGAAATTGGCGCTCACACTTAGGACAAAGCCAATCGATGTTTGTGAATGCTGCAACGTGGGGCTTATTATTCACAGGTAAATTAGTTTCGACTCATAATGAAGAAAAACTCTCTAACTCTTTGAATCGCATCTTGACCAAAAGTGGTGAGCCATTAGTGCGTAAAGGCGTTGATATGGCCATGCGTTTAATGGGGGAGCAATTCGTTACAGGTGAGACTATTTCTCAAGCACTCGCAAATGCACGCAAACTTGAAGAAAAAGGCTTTAGCTACTCTTATGACATGTTAGGAGAAGCAGCATTAACAGAAAAAGACGCACAAGATTATTTAGTTTCTTATCAGCAAGCTATCCACGCCATTGGTAAAGCGTCTAATGGTAGAGGTATTTATGAAGGCCCAGGAATATCTATCAAGCTTTCGGCATTACACCCTCGCTACAGTCGTGCACAATATGAACGTGTTATGTCAGAGCTTTACCCTCGCCTGCTCTCATTAACATTACAAGCAAAACAATATGATATCGGTATTAATATTGATGCAGAAGAAGCAGATAGACTTGAGATTTCACTCGATCTACTTGAAAAACTCTGTTTTGAACCTGAATTAGCGGGTTGGAATGGAATTGGCTTCGTTATTCAAGCTTACCAAAAACGTTGTCCATTAGTCATTGATTATGTCATTGATTTAGCACGTCGGAGTCGTCGCCGCTTGATGGTTCGTTTAGTTAAAGGCGCCTATTGGGATAGCGAAGTGAAACGCGCTCAAATTGATGGCCTTGAAGATTATCCTGTTTATACTCGCAAAGTGTATACCGATGTTTCTTATCTTGCTTGTGCAAAGAAACTACTTGCATCTCCACACTTTATTTATCCTCAATTTGCAACACATAACGCACACACCCTTTCTGCAATTTACCATTTGGCAGGACAAAACTATTACCCAGGACAATATGAATTCCAATGTTTACACGGTATGGGAGAACCGCTTTATGCGCAAGTTGTGGGTAAAATTGTTGATGGAAAATTAGGTCGCCCTTGTCGTATTTATGCCCCTGTAGGAACGCATGAAACATTACTTGCCTATTTAGTGCGTCGCTTGCTTGAAAATGGGGCTAACACCTCATTTGTAAACCGAATCGCAGATAACACAATTTCCCTCGATGAATTAGTTGCTGATCCCGTAAAAGAAGTGAATAGAATGGCGCAAACAGAAGGCCAAATTGGGCTTTCGCATCCTAAAATTCCACTCCCTCATCAACTTTATGGTGATGAACGTAAAAATTCACCCGGTATTGATATGTCAAATGAGCACCGTTTGGCATCACTCTCTAGTGCATTATTAACCTCAGCCTCTGAAAATAGACATTGTGAACCGTTGTTAGGTGATACCTATAACTCTTCAGAAACTACTCAAGAAACTCAATCTATTTTAAACCCTGCAAATCATGCTGATACAGTGGGTACTGTACGAGAAGCTACAGAAGCTGAAGTAGATTTTGCTTTAACCATTGCTCAGGAAAAGGGTGAAATCTGGTTTGCAACCCCCCCAGCGCAAAGAGCATTATTCTTGATCCGAACTGCGGAATTAATGGAACAACAAATGGGACCTCTCATGGGCGTTTTAGTTCGTGAGGCGGGGAAAACTTACAGTAACGCCATTGCTGAAGTCCGTGAAGCCATTGATTTTCTCTATTACTACGCAGCACAAGTTACGCATGATTTTGATAACAATACACATCTACCTTTAGGGCCTGTGGTTTGTATCAGCCCTTGGAACTTCCCATTAGCCATATTTAGTGGGCAGATTGCAGCTGCTTTAGCTGCGGGTAATACTGTACTGGCTAAACCGGCAGAGCAAACACCGCTAATTGCCTCAAAAGCAGTAGAACTCTTCCATCAAGCAGGTATTCCTCGCTTTGCATTACAACTTTTACCCGGTCAAGGAGAAACCATTGGTGCACGTTTAGTGGCTGATGAGCGTGTACGTGGCGTAATGTTTACAGGTTCAACGGATGTTGCTCATATTTTACAAAAAACCTTAGCAGGTCGGTTAGACAGCGAAGGCCGTCCAGTGCCTTTAATTGCAGAAACGGGTGGTTTAAATGCAATGATTGTTGACTCCTCCGCATTAACCGAGCAGGTTGTTACGGATGTTATGGCTTCAGCTTATGATAGTGCCGGTCAACGTTGTTCTGCATTGCGTCTTTTATGTATTCAAGAAGAAGTGGCTGACCACACTATCGAGATGCTTAAAGGTGCAATGGCGCAAGCGATGATAGGTGATCCGAGTTTATTATCGACTGATATTGGTCCAGTTATTGATAAAGATGCAAAAACTGGCATTGAAAAGCATATTAAAACAATGCGCGCTGAAGGCCACGAGATTTATCAAGCTTCACACAATAGTCTGCCAAAACAACTTGAAAATAACAGTACCTTTGTTCAACCTACTTTAATTGAGTTAGATAAAGTCAGTTCACTAAAAAAAGAAATTTTTGGTCCTGTATTACACGTTGTGCGCTACGCAAGCCAAGATTTACCTGCATTACTTGAAGAAATTAATGCAACAGGCTATGGCTTAACAATGGGTGTCCATACACGTATTGATGAAACTATTGCTTATGTGGCCTCAAATGCCAAAGTAGGTAATTTATATGTTAATCGTAATATGGTCGGTGCAGTCGTTGGCGTTCAACCTTTTGGTGGTGAAGGATTATCTGGTACAGGCCCGAAAGCAGGTGGCCCGGTTTATCTGTATCGCCTATTATCAAAACGCCCCGAAAATGCGGCAACACAAACACTCGCGCACCAAGATGAAAAATACCCTATTGATACATCCATGCGTAACTTACAAACTTATAATAAGTATATGGAATGGCTTGAAAACAAAACGGAAAAAGTGCATTACGATGCCTTAAAGAAATACGCACTTGCATCACAAACGGGGACCTTACGAGTATTACCCGGTCCTACGGGTGAACGTAATACTTACCAACTAGTTCCTTGCGGCAATGTACTGTGTATTTCAGATAATGAACAAGATGTATTAACCCAAATTGCAGGTGTGCTTGCTTCGGGTTGTCATGCTATTGTCGCCAATAGCTCATTCTCACAGAAAACATACCGTGAATTACCTGATATTGTCAGAAAAACAATTACGCTTACTGAAAACTGGACAGATGATCGATTGAAAATTAATGCAGTAATTTATCATGGTGATAGTGATCAGTTACGTGAAACTTGTCAGAAAATTGCACAACGTAAAGGCGCAATCATCTCTGTTCAAGGATTTTCACGAGGTGATACGGGCTTATTGTTAGAACGTTTACTACATGAAAGAGCATTAAGCATTAATACTGCGGCCGCAGGTGGTAATGCGAGTTTAATGACTATTAGTTAA
- the putP gene encoding sodium/proline symporter, producing the protein MALTSPMLITFTIYILGMLFIGYLAYRSTKNFDDYILGGRRLGSFVTALSAGASDMSGWLLMGLPGVVFFAGISESWIAIGLCLGAWLNWRLVAGRLRLQTEKNNNALTLPDYLTSRFDDKSKMLRIVSALVILTFFTIYCASGVVAGGMLFESTFHIPYHEAMIYGALATIAYTFLGGFLAVSWTDTVQATLMIFALILTPIIVIFSVGGIDTSIAIIKAKDPSYLDMFKGLDFIAIISLLAWGLGYFGQPHILARFMAADSNQTIRKARRIGMTWMILCLGGTVAVGFFGIAYFEMNPAQAGGVTAKNERIFMELASLLFNPWIAGILLSAILAAVMSTLSCQLLVCASALTEDLYKPFIRKSASQKELVWVGRGMVLLVAIIAIFLARDPNNKVLDLVSNAWAGFGAAFGPVILISVMWKRMTRNGAFAGMLIGALTVLVWMQYKWFGLYEIIPGFVFASIAIVVISLMGEVPSKANQQRFDEAETQYRNT; encoded by the coding sequence ATGGCCTTAACTTCGCCAATGCTAATTACATTTACTATTTATATTCTGGGTATGCTTTTTATTGGTTATCTAGCCTATCGTTCAACCAAAAATTTTGATGACTATATTTTAGGGGGACGACGGTTAGGGAGTTTTGTTACTGCTCTTTCAGCGGGTGCCTCTGATATGAGTGGGTGGCTATTAATGGGGCTACCCGGTGTGGTTTTTTTTGCGGGTATTTCTGAAAGTTGGATAGCTATCGGCTTATGTTTAGGTGCATGGCTAAACTGGCGTTTAGTTGCAGGTCGTTTACGTTTACAAACTGAAAAAAATAATAATGCATTAACATTACCAGATTATCTGACATCGCGTTTTGATGATAAAAGCAAAATGTTGCGTATTGTCTCAGCATTAGTGATCCTTACTTTTTTTACCATCTATTGTGCGTCAGGTGTGGTTGCTGGTGGAATGCTGTTTGAGTCAACCTTCCATATTCCTTATCATGAAGCAATGATTTATGGTGCGCTTGCAACCATTGCTTATACTTTTTTAGGTGGTTTTCTGGCGGTAAGTTGGACTGATACTGTTCAGGCCACATTAATGATTTTTGCCCTGATCTTAACGCCTATTATTGTTATTTTCTCTGTTGGTGGCATTGATACCTCTATTGCAATTATTAAAGCCAAAGATCCTTCTTACCTTGATATGTTCAAAGGACTTGATTTTATCGCTATTATCTCTTTATTAGCGTGGGGATTAGGTTATTTTGGGCAACCCCATATTCTTGCTCGTTTTATGGCCGCTGATTCTAATCAAACTATTCGTAAAGCACGTCGTATAGGGATGACATGGATGATCCTTTGCTTAGGAGGAACGGTTGCTGTTGGATTCTTTGGTATTGCTTACTTTGAAATGAATCCTGCACAAGCAGGTGGTGTAACAGCGAAAAATGAACGCATTTTTATGGAGCTAGCTTCACTGCTCTTTAATCCATGGATTGCCGGTATTTTACTGTCAGCAATTTTAGCCGCCGTAATGAGTACATTAAGCTGTCAGTTATTAGTGTGTGCTAGTGCGTTAACAGAAGATTTATACAAGCCTTTCATTCGTAAAAGTGCAAGTCAAAAAGAGCTGGTTTGGGTAGGGCGTGGTATGGTGTTGCTCGTTGCAATTATTGCAATTTTCTTAGCACGTGATCCTAATAATAAAGTTCTTGATTTAGTTAGTAATGCATGGGCAGGATTTGGTGCCGCTTTTGGCCCAGTTATTCTTATCTCTGTGATGTGGAAGCGTATGACGCGTAATGGTGCTTTTGCTGGGATGCTGATTGGTGCTTTAACCGTATTAGTGTGGATGCAATATAAATGGTTTGGATTATATGAAATTATTCCCGGTTTTGTTTTTGCGTCTATCGCGATTGTTGTTATCAGCTTAATGGGAGAAGTGCCAAGTAAGGCGAATCAACAACGTTTTGATGAAGCAGAAACTCAATATCGTAATACGTAA